The following coding sequences are from one Lolium rigidum isolate FL_2022 chromosome 6, APGP_CSIRO_Lrig_0.1, whole genome shotgun sequence window:
- the LOC124658873 gene encoding endoribonuclease Dicer homolog 3a isoform X1 translates to MDAAVGPPAAAEVEAASVPDVNMNPLKRPSEPSAQEDDADRQKRQKTECQDFIPRRYQLDVYEVAKARNTIAMLDTGAGKTMIAVMLMKDFRSKADRSKSDQKIIVFLAPTVQLATQQCEVIKTHTDFEVEVYYGAKGVDEWTAPRWKEEVSKYQVMVMTPMVLLDALCKAFLTLDLVSLMIFDECHRATGNHPYSRIMKEFYHQSEHKPKVFGMTASPVIKKAVSSVLDCEVQFSELEKLLNAKIYTVADREEIELCAPTAKYVNRYYAPKTVCFTYLSEELAHLRSEYDALIRKLQNKPNYQKKEADEIAKQSRKHLSDSIEKILYCLDAVGLLCASEATKICIERGQRKGWLKKVSDATNIQSDTNSSFLCAEISALHLKFFEAVSRILDKHLQKGSNVLLNSESGCVEATKMGYVSPKLYELIQIFYSFSNLDNFRCLIFVDRKITARVIERAMKKFSQLSHFTVSFLTGGSSSVDALTPKVQKDTLDSFRSGKVNLLFSTDVAEEGIDIPDCSCVIKFDLPTTTRSYIQSHGRARQKDSQYILMIERENAKQNNLVSAILRSKNSMVETALNRDSEDLLPGFFAVQDTNEYIVGTTGAKVTAESSIGVIVHCCNKLPKDKYSTTNPSFESMDHGDGFVCKLTLPFSDLLPPLVGPKARSKQKAKQLVCLDACKQLHRRGILDDSLCPCFEKPPPGSDGVGTTKRKELHGTTGVHALSGTWASERTAVKLQSYKLKFSCDQVGQRYSDFVLLIDTTIENEAANLDIDLYLHDKMVKASVSPYGLLELDVEQMEQAKLFQALMFNGLFGKLFTGSKLSDDPREFILNKSDAFIWKNANMYLILPMNLTLESHGISCINWRVINEAATAVKLLKKIYSEANMNIPGILDFDQNDTDLIHLANTSCEAHVLRHVAVLAVHTGKIYTALRVADLSANSTFDGVSDKKEAKFNTFTEYFEKKYNIVLRHPSQPLLVLKPTHKPHNLLSSKFRDEGNREKKNDVINKANNRVHMPPELLIPLNLSEDILRSFYLFPSLMHRIETLMLASQLKSEISYDDSNISSFLILEAITSLRCSEDFSMERLELLGDSVLKYAASCHLFLKFPDKDEGELTSSRTDIISNAALYGLGIEHKIQGYIRDAAFDPRRWLAPGQLSIHPVPCNCSLDEVVTHDIDAVDDKPIVKIGQMCDKGHRWMCSKTISDCVEAIIGAYYVGGGLRAALSVLKWLGVDADIEEELIIQTILNASMRTYLPKVDVIKMLEAKLGYAFSVKGLLLEALTHPSHQESAESYSYQRLEFLGDAVLDILLTRHLFNSHKDTDEGELTDLRCASVNNENFAQVAVKHKFHQFLQHSSGILPDQITEYAHSLENSSLDKDKLLSDAALRGPKVLGDIVESIAGAVLIDTKLDLDVVWGVFKPLLSPIVTPENLELPPFRELLEWCSKNGYFVEIKCTVGEKIEATLGVQLKEKLLVRHGCGTNKKDSKAHAASMLLMDLQKEGLLIPKNASRTQHANGSNNLFDALDIRLPTPTSGKKSTCSKLAAILGKPVHVLVKTSKGGPRAALYELCKKLQWPVPSFDSVKVKPSCAKSMPHGFSFATTIALQIPSDDKISLTGDGFADKKSSMDSAALLMLHELQRRGRLQVQEV, encoded by the exons ATGGACGCCGCCGTCgggcccccggcggcggcggaggtggaggccgcaTCCGTCCCCGACG TTAACATGAACCCTCTGAAGAGGCCGTCAGAGCCATCTGCTCAGGAAGACGATGCAGACAGGCAGAAACGGCAGAAGACGGAGTGCCAAGACTTCATTCCGAGGAG GTACCAGCTCGATGTCTACGAGGTTGCCAAGGCGCGGAACACGATCGCGATGCTCGACACAGGGGCTGGCAAGACGATGATCGCTGTGATGCTCATGAAAGATTTTCGGAGCAAGGCCGACAGATCCAAGAGCGATCAGAAGATCATCGTTTTCCTTGCGCCGACAGTTCAGCTCGCCACGCAG CAATGCGAGGTGATTAAAACCCACACAGATTTTGAGGTGGAGGTCTATTATGGTGCCAAGGGGGTTGATGAGTGGACGGCTCCTAGATGGAAAGAAGAAGTGTCGAAATATCAG GTCATGGTGATGACACCAATGGTGTTGCTAGACGCTTTATGTAAAGCTTTCTTGACCTTGGACTTGGTTAGTCTTATGATATTTGATGAATGCCATCGTGCAACTGGCAATCATCCGTATTCTAGAATAATGAAG GAGTTTTATCACCAATCTGAACACAAGCCAAAGGTGTTCGGTATGACAGCATCACCTGTTataaaaaaag CTGTCTCTTCTGTTTTGGATTGTGAAGTTCAGTTCTCTGAACTGGAAAAGCTTCTAAATGCTAAG ATCTACACAGTTGCTGATAGAGAAGAGATAGAGCTTTGTGCCCCTACTGCAAAATATGTGAACAGATACTATGCCCCCAAAACAGTTTGTTTCACCTATTTGAGTGAAGAGTTGGCACATTTACGTTCCGAG TATGATGCATTAATTAGAAAATTGCAGAATAAGCCAAACTACCAGAAAAAAGAAGCCGATGAAATAGCAAAACAATCACGGAAGCATCTATCGGATTCTATAGAAAAGATCTTGTATTGCCTCGATGCTGTTGGTCTTCTTTGTGCTAGTGAG GCCACCAAAATCTGCATTGAAAGGGGTCAGAGAAAAGGTTGGCTGAAGAAAGTTTCTGATGCCACAAATattcaaagtgataccaatagctCGTTCCTGTGTGCGGAAATTTCAGCACTACATTTGAAGTTCTTTGAGGCCGTGTCACGTATACTTGACAAACACCTCCAGAAAG GTAGCAATGTGCTTCTAAATTCTGAGAGTGGATGTGTGGAAGCAACAAAAATGGGCTATGTATCACCAAAGCTTTATGAACTCATCCAAATCTTCTACTCTTTCAG TAACTTAGACAATTTCCGATGCCTCATTTTTGTGGACCGAAAAATCACTGCTAGAGTCATTGAACGGGCAATGAAGAAATTTTCACAGCTCTCACATTTTACAGTTTCTTTTCTTACTGGAGGGAGTTCTTCAGTGGATGCTCTGACCCCTAAAGTGCAAAAGGACACACTGGATTCATTTCGTTCTGGAAAG GTGAACTTACTATTTAGTACAGATGTTGCAGAAGAGGGTATTGATATCCCAGACTGTTCATGTGTAATAAAATTTGATTTACCGACGACAACCCGTAGCTATATTCAGTCACATGGGCGAGCACGCCAGAAGGACTCTCAGTACATACTAATGATTGAACG GGAAAATGCGAAACAAAATAATTTGGTATCGGCCATTTTGAGAAGCAAGAACTCGATGGTTGAGACTGCTTTGAACAGAGATTCCGAGGATCTACTCCCTGGTTTCTTCGCCGttcaagatacaaatgaatacattgtAGGCACAACAGGCGCAAAAGTAACTGCCGAGTCTAGTATTGGTGTTATCGTTCACTGTTGTAACAAGCTTCCAAAGGACAA GTACAGCACCACAAACCCTTCATTTGAGTCCATGGATCACGGTGATggttttgtgtgtaaattaacacTACCATTTAGCGACTTGTTGCCACCTTTGGTGGGTCCAAAAGCAAGAAGCAAGCAGAAGGCAAAACAACTAGTTTGTCTTGATGCATGTAAGCAGCTGCATCGACGGGGAATACTTGATGACTCCCTTTGTCCATGTTTTGAAAAGCCACCTCCAGGAAGTGATGGTGTAG GTACAACAAAACGAAAGGAGCTACATGGCACAACTGGAGTCCATGCCTTGTCTGGTACCTGGGCATCTGAGAGAACTGCTGTTAAGCTTCAAAGCTATAAGTTGAAATTTTCTTGTGATCAAGTTGGTCAGAGATACTCTGATTTTGTTTTGTTAATTGACACAACTATAGAAAATGAAGCTGCAAATTTGGATATTGATCTGTATCTACATGACAAGATGGTAAAAGCTTCAGTCTCTCCTTACGGCCTTCTTGAGTTGGATGTTGAACAG ATGGAGCAAGCAAAGCTATTTCAAGCACTTATGTTCAATGGTTTGTTCGGAAAGTTGTTTACTGGATCAAAATTGTCCGACGATCCGAGGGAGTTTATTCTCAATAAAAGTGATGCATTTATTTGGAAAAATGCAAATATGTATCTGATTTTACCTATGAATCTTACTCTGGAGTCTCATGGCATTTCTTGCATTAACTGGAGAGTGATCAATGAAGCTGCTACAGCTGTCAAACTTTTGAAAAAGATTTATTCTGAAGCCAACATGAACATACCAGGAATTCTCGATTTCGACCAAAATGATACAGATCTAATTCATTTAGCTAACACGTCATGTGAGGCTCATGTCCTTAGACATGTGGCAGTGCTGGCAGTTCACACAGGGAAGATCTATACTGCTCTTCGTGTTGCTGATTTATCTGCCAATAGCACATTTGATGGTGTATCAGATAAGAAAGAAGCAAAGTTCAATACCTTTACAGAATACTTCGAAAAAAA GTACAACATAGTTCTCCGTCATCCCTCACAGCCATTACTAGTGCTAAAACCCACCCATAAACctcacaaccttctttcctcaaaGTTCAGAGATGAAG GTAACCGTGAGAAGAAAAATGATGTCATTAATAAGGCGAACAACCGTGTTCACATGCCCCCAGAGTTGCTGATTCCCCTTAATTTATCTGAGGACATTTTAAGATCATTTTATTTGTTCCCCTCTTTGATGCATCGTATAGAGACATTAATGCTAGCCAGTCAACTAAAAAGTGAAATTTCATATGATGATTCAAATATATCAAGCTTTCTG ATTCTAGAAGCTATTACATCACTTCGATGCTCTGAAGACTTCTCCATGGAGCGTCTAGAGTTATTGGGAGATTCTGTGCTGAAGTATGCCGCGAGTTGTCACCTTTTCCTGAAATTTCCTGATAAGGATGAGGGGGAATTAACATCCAGTAGGACTGATATCATATCTAATGCTGCACTTTATGGGCTTGGAATTGAACACAAAATACAG GGTTACATACGTGATGCTGCATTTGATCCTCGCCGATGGCTTGCACCAGGACAGCTCTCGATTCACCCTGTTCCTTGTAATTGCTCGCTAGATGAGGTTGTAACTCATGATATCGATGCTGTTGATGACAAACCTATTGTGAAAATAGGCCAGATGTGTGATAAGGGACACAGATGGATGTGTTCCAAAACAATTTCGGACTGTGTTGAAGCCATAATTGGCGCATATTATGTAGGAGGTGGCTTAAGAGCAGCTCTGTCTGTTCTCAAATGGTTGGGTGTTGATGCTGACATTGAGGAAGAATTGATTATTCAGACCATCTTGAATGCATCTATGAGGACTTATCTTCCGAAAGTTGATGTAATTAAAATGCTTGAAGCAAAACTAGGCTATGCATTTTCGGTGAAAGGTCTTCTGCTAGAAGCTCTTACCCACCCATCACATCAGGAATCAGCAGAAAGTTACTCCTACCAG CGTCTGGAATTCCTTGGCGATGCTGTCTTGGATATTCTATTAACACGACATCTTTTCAATAGTCATAAAGACACCGATGAGGGGGAGTTGACAGATTTACGCTGTGCTTCAGTAAACAATGAAAATTTTGCACAAGTTGCGGTCAAGCATAAGTTCCATCAATTTCTCCAGCATTCTTCTGGGATTTTACCAGACCAGATAACTGAATATGCACATAGTTTGGAAAACTCTTCCTTGGACAAAGACAAACTATTATCAGATGCTGCATTAAGAGGGCCTAAA GTTCTAGGTGATATTGTAGAAAGTATTGCGGGTGCAGTTCTTATAGATACGAAACTTGATTTGGATGTAGTTTGGGGTGTATTCAAACCTCTTCTTTCACCTATTGTCACACCTGAGAACCTGGAGTTGCCTCCTTTCAGAGAGCTTCTCGAGTGGTGCAGCAAAAATGGGTACTTTGTAGAAATTAAGTGTACAGTTGGAGAGAAAATAGAGGCTACTCTGGGTGTGCAACTCAAGGAGAAGCTCCTTGTCAGGCATGGTTGCGGCACAAACAAAAAGGATTCTAAAGCACATGCAGCTTCCATGTTACTCATGGACCTTCAG AAAGAAGGACTTCTAATCCCCAAGAATGCAAGCAGGACTCAACATGCAAATGGCAGTAACAACTTGTTTGATGCACTGGATATCCGGCTTCCAACACCAACGAGTGGAAAGAAATCAACTTGTTCAAAGTTAGCTGCTATCCTTGGTAAACCAG TGCACGTGCTGGTGAAAACGAGTAAAGGAGGACCTCGTGCAGCACTGTATGAGTTATGCAAAAAGTTGCAATGGCCAGTGCCTTCTTTTGATTCGGTGAAAGTAAAACCAAG CTGTGCGAAATCTATGCCTCACGGGTTCTCATTCGCTACAACCATAGCATTGCAAATTCCTAGTGATGATAAGATCAGCCTCACAGGAGACGGTTTCGCGGATAAGAAAAGCTCAATGGATTCCGCTGCACTGCTCATGCTCCACGAGCTTCAGCGGCGAGGTAGATTGCAAGTCCAGGAGGTATGA
- the LOC124658873 gene encoding endoribonuclease Dicer homolog 3a isoform X2 yields the protein MDAAVGPPAAAEVEAASVPDVNMNPLKRPSEPSAQEDDADRQKRQKTECQDFIPRRYQLDVYEVAKARNTIAMLDTGAGKTMIAVMLMKDFRSKADRSKSDQKIIVFLAPTVQLATQQCEVIKTHTDFEVEVYYGAKGVDEWTAPRWKEEVSKYQVMVMTPMVLLDALCKAFLTLDLVSLMIFDECHRATGNHPYSRIMKEFYHQSEHKPKVFGMTASPVIKKAVSSVLDCEVQFSELEKLLNAKIYTVADREEIELCAPTAKYVNRYYAPKTVCFTYLSEELAHLRSEYDALIRKLQNKPNYQKKEADEIAKQSRKHLSDSIEKILYCLDAVGLLCASEATKICIERGQRKGWLKKVSDATNIQSDTNSSFLCAEISALHLKFFEAVSRILDKHLQKGSNVLLNSESGCVEATKMGYVSPKLYELIQIFYSFSNLDNFRCLIFVDRKITARVIERAMKKFSQLSHFTVSFLTGGSSSVDALTPKVQKDTLDSFRSGKVNLLFSTDVAEEGIDIPDCSCVIKFDLPTTTRSYIQSHGRARQKDSQYILMIERENAKQNNLVSAILRSKNSMVETALNRDSEDLLPGFFAVQDTNEYIVGTTGAKVTAESSIGVIVHCCNKLPKDKYSTTNPSFESMDHGDGFVCKLTLPFSDLLPPLVGPKARSKQKAKQLVCLDACKQLHRRGILDDSLCPCFEKPPPGSDGVGTTKRKELHGTTGVHALSGTWASERTAVKLQSYKLKFSCDQVGQRYSDFVLLIDTTIENEAANLDIDLYLHDKMVKASVSPYGLLELDVEQMEQAKLFQALMFNGLFGKLFTGSKLSDDPREFILNKSDAFIWKNANMYLILPMNLTLESHGISCINWRVINEAATAVKLLKKIYSEANMNIPGILDFDQNDTDLIHLANTSCEAHVLRHVAVLAVHTGKIYTALRVADLSANSTFDGVSDKKEAKFNTFTEYFEKKYNIVLRHPSQPLLVLKPTHKPHNLLSSKFRDEGNREKKNDVINKANNRVHMPPELLIPLNLSEDILRSFYLFPSLMHRIETLMLASQLKSEISYDDSNISSFLILEAITSLRCSEDFSMERLELLGDSVLKYAASCHLFLKFPDKDEGELTSSRTDIISNAALYGLGIEHKIQGYIRDAAFDPRRWLAPGQLSIHPVPCNCSLDEVVTHDIDAVDDKPIVKIGQMCDKGHRWMCSKTISDCVEAIIGAYYVGGGLRAALSVLKWLGVDADIEEELIIQTILNASMRTYLPKVDVIKMLEAKLGYAFSVKGLLLEALTHPSHQESAESYSYQS from the exons ATGGACGCCGCCGTCgggcccccggcggcggcggaggtggaggccgcaTCCGTCCCCGACG TTAACATGAACCCTCTGAAGAGGCCGTCAGAGCCATCTGCTCAGGAAGACGATGCAGACAGGCAGAAACGGCAGAAGACGGAGTGCCAAGACTTCATTCCGAGGAG GTACCAGCTCGATGTCTACGAGGTTGCCAAGGCGCGGAACACGATCGCGATGCTCGACACAGGGGCTGGCAAGACGATGATCGCTGTGATGCTCATGAAAGATTTTCGGAGCAAGGCCGACAGATCCAAGAGCGATCAGAAGATCATCGTTTTCCTTGCGCCGACAGTTCAGCTCGCCACGCAG CAATGCGAGGTGATTAAAACCCACACAGATTTTGAGGTGGAGGTCTATTATGGTGCCAAGGGGGTTGATGAGTGGACGGCTCCTAGATGGAAAGAAGAAGTGTCGAAATATCAG GTCATGGTGATGACACCAATGGTGTTGCTAGACGCTTTATGTAAAGCTTTCTTGACCTTGGACTTGGTTAGTCTTATGATATTTGATGAATGCCATCGTGCAACTGGCAATCATCCGTATTCTAGAATAATGAAG GAGTTTTATCACCAATCTGAACACAAGCCAAAGGTGTTCGGTATGACAGCATCACCTGTTataaaaaaag CTGTCTCTTCTGTTTTGGATTGTGAAGTTCAGTTCTCTGAACTGGAAAAGCTTCTAAATGCTAAG ATCTACACAGTTGCTGATAGAGAAGAGATAGAGCTTTGTGCCCCTACTGCAAAATATGTGAACAGATACTATGCCCCCAAAACAGTTTGTTTCACCTATTTGAGTGAAGAGTTGGCACATTTACGTTCCGAG TATGATGCATTAATTAGAAAATTGCAGAATAAGCCAAACTACCAGAAAAAAGAAGCCGATGAAATAGCAAAACAATCACGGAAGCATCTATCGGATTCTATAGAAAAGATCTTGTATTGCCTCGATGCTGTTGGTCTTCTTTGTGCTAGTGAG GCCACCAAAATCTGCATTGAAAGGGGTCAGAGAAAAGGTTGGCTGAAGAAAGTTTCTGATGCCACAAATattcaaagtgataccaatagctCGTTCCTGTGTGCGGAAATTTCAGCACTACATTTGAAGTTCTTTGAGGCCGTGTCACGTATACTTGACAAACACCTCCAGAAAG GTAGCAATGTGCTTCTAAATTCTGAGAGTGGATGTGTGGAAGCAACAAAAATGGGCTATGTATCACCAAAGCTTTATGAACTCATCCAAATCTTCTACTCTTTCAG TAACTTAGACAATTTCCGATGCCTCATTTTTGTGGACCGAAAAATCACTGCTAGAGTCATTGAACGGGCAATGAAGAAATTTTCACAGCTCTCACATTTTACAGTTTCTTTTCTTACTGGAGGGAGTTCTTCAGTGGATGCTCTGACCCCTAAAGTGCAAAAGGACACACTGGATTCATTTCGTTCTGGAAAG GTGAACTTACTATTTAGTACAGATGTTGCAGAAGAGGGTATTGATATCCCAGACTGTTCATGTGTAATAAAATTTGATTTACCGACGACAACCCGTAGCTATATTCAGTCACATGGGCGAGCACGCCAGAAGGACTCTCAGTACATACTAATGATTGAACG GGAAAATGCGAAACAAAATAATTTGGTATCGGCCATTTTGAGAAGCAAGAACTCGATGGTTGAGACTGCTTTGAACAGAGATTCCGAGGATCTACTCCCTGGTTTCTTCGCCGttcaagatacaaatgaatacattgtAGGCACAACAGGCGCAAAAGTAACTGCCGAGTCTAGTATTGGTGTTATCGTTCACTGTTGTAACAAGCTTCCAAAGGACAA GTACAGCACCACAAACCCTTCATTTGAGTCCATGGATCACGGTGATggttttgtgtgtaaattaacacTACCATTTAGCGACTTGTTGCCACCTTTGGTGGGTCCAAAAGCAAGAAGCAAGCAGAAGGCAAAACAACTAGTTTGTCTTGATGCATGTAAGCAGCTGCATCGACGGGGAATACTTGATGACTCCCTTTGTCCATGTTTTGAAAAGCCACCTCCAGGAAGTGATGGTGTAG GTACAACAAAACGAAAGGAGCTACATGGCACAACTGGAGTCCATGCCTTGTCTGGTACCTGGGCATCTGAGAGAACTGCTGTTAAGCTTCAAAGCTATAAGTTGAAATTTTCTTGTGATCAAGTTGGTCAGAGATACTCTGATTTTGTTTTGTTAATTGACACAACTATAGAAAATGAAGCTGCAAATTTGGATATTGATCTGTATCTACATGACAAGATGGTAAAAGCTTCAGTCTCTCCTTACGGCCTTCTTGAGTTGGATGTTGAACAG ATGGAGCAAGCAAAGCTATTTCAAGCACTTATGTTCAATGGTTTGTTCGGAAAGTTGTTTACTGGATCAAAATTGTCCGACGATCCGAGGGAGTTTATTCTCAATAAAAGTGATGCATTTATTTGGAAAAATGCAAATATGTATCTGATTTTACCTATGAATCTTACTCTGGAGTCTCATGGCATTTCTTGCATTAACTGGAGAGTGATCAATGAAGCTGCTACAGCTGTCAAACTTTTGAAAAAGATTTATTCTGAAGCCAACATGAACATACCAGGAATTCTCGATTTCGACCAAAATGATACAGATCTAATTCATTTAGCTAACACGTCATGTGAGGCTCATGTCCTTAGACATGTGGCAGTGCTGGCAGTTCACACAGGGAAGATCTATACTGCTCTTCGTGTTGCTGATTTATCTGCCAATAGCACATTTGATGGTGTATCAGATAAGAAAGAAGCAAAGTTCAATACCTTTACAGAATACTTCGAAAAAAA GTACAACATAGTTCTCCGTCATCCCTCACAGCCATTACTAGTGCTAAAACCCACCCATAAACctcacaaccttctttcctcaaaGTTCAGAGATGAAG GTAACCGTGAGAAGAAAAATGATGTCATTAATAAGGCGAACAACCGTGTTCACATGCCCCCAGAGTTGCTGATTCCCCTTAATTTATCTGAGGACATTTTAAGATCATTTTATTTGTTCCCCTCTTTGATGCATCGTATAGAGACATTAATGCTAGCCAGTCAACTAAAAAGTGAAATTTCATATGATGATTCAAATATATCAAGCTTTCTG ATTCTAGAAGCTATTACATCACTTCGATGCTCTGAAGACTTCTCCATGGAGCGTCTAGAGTTATTGGGAGATTCTGTGCTGAAGTATGCCGCGAGTTGTCACCTTTTCCTGAAATTTCCTGATAAGGATGAGGGGGAATTAACATCCAGTAGGACTGATATCATATCTAATGCTGCACTTTATGGGCTTGGAATTGAACACAAAATACAG GGTTACATACGTGATGCTGCATTTGATCCTCGCCGATGGCTTGCACCAGGACAGCTCTCGATTCACCCTGTTCCTTGTAATTGCTCGCTAGATGAGGTTGTAACTCATGATATCGATGCTGTTGATGACAAACCTATTGTGAAAATAGGCCAGATGTGTGATAAGGGACACAGATGGATGTGTTCCAAAACAATTTCGGACTGTGTTGAAGCCATAATTGGCGCATATTATGTAGGAGGTGGCTTAAGAGCAGCTCTGTCTGTTCTCAAATGGTTGGGTGTTGATGCTGACATTGAGGAAGAATTGATTATTCAGACCATCTTGAATGCATCTATGAGGACTTATCTTCCGAAAGTTGATGTAATTAAAATGCTTGAAGCAAAACTAGGCTATGCATTTTCGGTGAAAGGTCTTCTGCTAGAAGCTCTTACCCACCCATCACATCAGGAATCAGCAGAAAGTTACTCCTACCAG TCATAA